One stretch of Cyclopterus lumpus isolate fCycLum1 chromosome 10, fCycLum1.pri, whole genome shotgun sequence DNA includes these proteins:
- the nkx2.5 gene encoding homeobox protein Nkx-2.5, with product MFPSHSSTSTPFSVKDILNLEQSHDVTVSSLDFSSRMDCCTVPTSSSSSSSPSSSSCMLASLKQEPLRDMSSAAASLFGEDLHESRAGRGNAQNFATAMYGKSLVEMDIVKHGESDAFEAKRRKEFSLLNEPLEDIKPEDPDRAKPRRRRKPRVLFSQAQVYELERRFKQQRYLSAPERDHLAGALKLTPTQVKIWFQNRRYKCKRQRQDQSLEMVSLPPPRRVSVPVLVRDGKPCLAADTATYNPSYSMGHIGHFSYNNYPAFSNYTGAGCNTNYACNYPAATMQTMQGSPSNGNYMNFGVGDLNNVQNTFSSSNGVSSLHGIRTW from the exons ATGTTTCCCAGCCACAGCAGCACGTCCACTCCCTTCTCTGTAAAGGATATATTAAACCTGGAGCAGAGTCATGACGTTACGGTGTCTTCTTTGGACTTTTCTTCTCGTATGGACTGCTGTACCGTgccgacctcctcctcctcctcctcctccccctcctcttcctcctgcatgCTGGCCAGCCTGAAGCAGGAGCCTCTCCGGGACATGTCGTCCGCCGCCGCCTCGCTGTTTGGAGAAGACCTCCACGAGTCCAGAGCCGGCAGAGGCAATGCACAGAACTTTGCCACTGCCATGTATGGGAAGTCCCTCGTGGAGATGGATATAGTTAAACATGGGGAATCAGACGCGTTTGAGGCGAAACGCAGAAAAG AGTTCAGTCTTCTGAACGAGCCCCTGGAGGACATCAAACCCGAAGACCCGGACCGAGCCAAGCCCCGGAGACGCAGGAAACCGCGGGTCCTCTTTTCGCAGGCGCAGGTGTACGAGCTGGAGCGCCGCTTCAAGCAGCAGAGGTACCTGTCCGCCCCGGAGAGAGACCACCTAGCCGGGGCGCTCAAACTCACCCCGACCCAGGTGAAGATCTGGTTCCAGAACCGGAGGTACAAGTGCAAGCGGCAGAGGCAGGACCAGAGCCTGGAGATGGTGTCTCTGCCGCCGCCCAGGAGGGTGTCGGTGCCGGTGCTGGTGCGGGATGGGAAGCCTTGCCTGGCGGCCGACACAGCCACCTACAACCCCTCCTACAGCATGGGTCACATCGGCCATTTCTCCTATAACAACTATCCAGCTTTCAGTAACTACACCGGCGCCGGCTGCAACACTAACTATGCGTGTAATTATCCTGCAGCCACAATGCAAACGATGCAAGGGTCCCCCAGCAACGGGAATTACATGAACTTTGGGGTCGGGGACCTGAATAATGTCCAGAACACATTTTCCTCCAGTAATGGGGTGTCTTCGTTACATGGCATTAGGACATGGTAA